DNA sequence from the Amycolatopsis sp. Hca4 genome:
CCGGTGCGCGCCTACCGCGACCTCGACGACGCCGCGCGGCTGGTCAACGACTCCGAGTACGGGCTGTCGGTCGGCATCCTCGGCGACGTCGGCACCGCGATGCAGCTGGCCGACGAGGTCCGCTCGGGCAAGGTGCACATCAACGAGCAGACCGTCGGCGACGAGCCGACCGCGCCCTTCGGCGGCGTCGGCGACTCCGGCAACGGCTCCCGCTTCGGCGGCGCGAAGGCCAACATCGAGGCCTTCACCGAGACGCAGTGGCTCACCGTCCGCGCGGACATCGCGAACTACCCGTTCTGAGGAGGACGACGATGACAACGACGTCTCGTGGCACCTGGACGGCGGTCCTCTGCTGGCTGACCGTCCTGCTCGAGGGGTACGACCTGGTCGCGCTCGGCGCCACCATCCCGACCCTGCTCAAGAGCGGCTACCTCGGCTTCACCGCGGCCGGCGCGACCGCGGTCGCCACGGTGTCGCTGATCGGCGTGGCCGTCGGCGCCGCCTGCCTCGGCCCGCTCACCGACCGGTTCGGCCGCCGCGTGCTGCTGATCGGCTCGGTCCTGCTGTTTTCGCTGTTCACCCTGCTGACGCCGCTCGCGCCGAACGTCGCCACGTTCGGCGTCTTCCGGTTCGTGGCCGGGCTCGGCCTCGGCGCGTGCATGCCGGTGGCGCTCACCGTGATGTCGGAGAACCTGCCGGCCCGGCGGCGCGCCAGCGCGAGCACGTTCACCATGACCGGCTACCACGTCGGCGCGGTGCTGACGTCGGTGCTGGCGCTGTCGGCCAAGGAGGACTGGCACCTGCTGTTCTACGGCGGCGGCGTCATCGGCCTGCTGGCCGTGCCGCTGATGTGGTGGAAGCTGCCGGAGTCCGCGGCCTACCTCGCCGCGCGCGAGACGTCCGAGCGCGTCGGGCTCAAGGACCTGCTGGGCACCCGGTTCCGGCGGATCAGCATCGCCGTCTGGACCGGTTCGTTCATGGGCCTGCTGCTGGTCTACGGGCTCAACACCTGGCTGCCGCAGCTGATGCGCACGGCGGGCTACCCGATCTCGACGTCGATCACGCTGCTGCTGGTGCTCAACATCGGCGCGGTGCTCGGGCTGGTGCTGGCCGGGACGATCGCCGACCGGTTCGGCATCCGCCCGATCGCGCGGATCTGGTTCGGTGCCGGGGCGGTCCTGCTGGCGGCGCTGAGCCTGAAGATCGGCAACGCGCTCGTGCTCAACGCGGTCGTGCTGCTGACCGGCGTGTTCGTGTTCTCCGCGCAGGTGCTCATCTACGGCTATGTGGCGCAGGCGTTCCCGGCGTCGGCCCGCGGCACCGCGCTCGGGCTGACGTCGGCGGTCGGCAGGCTGGGTTCGATCCTCGGCCCGTTCGTCACCGGGGCGCTGGTGACGGCCGGGATCGCCTATCCGTGGGGTTTCTGGTTCTTCGCCGTCGTGGCCGCGCTGGGCCTGGTCGCGGTGCTGCTGCTGCGCGGCGGGACACCGGCCGAGGAGCGGTTGACACCGGTGTCCGCCGGGTAGCCGCGAAGGACCGGCCACCCCGAGGAGGAACGATGTCGCAGCCGCACGACGAAACCGGCGAAGTGGACTCCAGCGGGAATCCCGTCGAAGAGCCGCCTCGCCGCGATGAGCCCGACGGGCCCGACGGGCCGCTGGAAGACGAAGACGCGAAGGCGCGGCCGGGTCACCCGGCCACGCAGGAGAACTTCCGCGGGAACGCCTAGACCGTGTCCTCCGGACGGCGGCGCCCCAGCGTCGCCTCCGGGTGCTCGGTGCGGCGGTCGGAGTCGCGCAGGACCTCGCGGGCCTGGGCCTCGGGGTCCTCGCTCTCGACGGCCTGTTCCTCGGGCAGCAGTTCGGCGCGGGTTTCGATCCGGTCCGGGGTCTCGTCCATGCTTCGCGGGTACCCGATCCGTCACACCCGCAACCAGCCGACGGCCAGCGAGAGCACCAACCCCGCCACCATCAGCACGAGCACGCCGGTGAGCACCAGCCACAGCACCGGCATCGCCTTGGAGGGCATCGGCTGCGGGTGCGACAGGCCCGACGTCTGCGCGGAGTCCGGCGGCGTGCTGCCCGGGGGCACGCCGCCGCCGGGTTCCAGGTCCGGGGTCCGGCGGGGATCCGGGTCCGGGGGTTCGGCGGTCATGGCGGCACCGTCCTTCCGTCGCTTCCGCGGCGGGTGCCCGGCACGCGGCCGGGCAAACACCCTCAGCTCCGGGCGCGGCGGACGGCGGCGTCGCGGCGCAGCCGGTCGGTGTGCGCCGAGATCTCGCCGAGCTGCTCGGCCAGTGCGCCGGTCACGTGCGGACGTGCGGCGTCCAGCGGCGGGAGGAGCGTCGCCGGGTCGTCGTCCCCGAGGGCCGCGCCGAGGCGGTCGGCGCTCTCCTGGGCCGCGGGCCCGAGCCCGTCGAGGGCGCTGACCCGGCCGGCCAGCTGGCGCAGGATCGCGGAGTTGCGGCGGGCCCAGTCGGCGACGGCCCGGTCGCCCGCGCGCCGGTCGCGTTCGGCGTCCACGCGCGCCTCGCCGGTCTTCTCGCCGGTGTGCGACGGCTGCAGCCGCAGGTACCGCCGTTCCGCGGCCTGGCGGCTGGCGACGCCGAGCGCGGGCGCGAGCGCCACCCAGCTGACGCCCGCGGCCCTGGCCGCGGTGATCAGCTCCGGCTCCCAGCCCGCCAGCTCCTCCCGCAGCTGCCGCAGCCCGGACAACGCGGCCAGCACCCGGTCCTGGTCCGCGGCCCCGGCCCGGGTGGCCGCGACCACCTCCTGGATCCCGCGCAGCGCCCCGGCGGGGTCGATTCCGTCCATTGCGTCATCCTTTCGACGACCCACCTGTTGTCATCGTTTCGACGACATGCTAGAACAGAGGTGCGTGTTGACACCAGAACTGTCCGAGTCCAGGAGGTGGAACCCCGATGTTGATGCGCACTGACCCGTTCCGCGACTTCGACCGCTTCACCCAGCAGGTCTTCGGCGCCGGCACGTGGTCGAAGCCGGCTGCGATGCCGATGGACGCCTACCGCGAGGGCGACGAGTTCGTGGTGTGCTTCGACCTGCCCGGCGTCGACCCCGGCGCCGTCGAGCTGGACGTCGAGCGCAACGTCCTCACGGTCAAGGCCGAGCGACGGCCCCTGCCGACCGGCGACAACGTCCGGATGCACGTCTCGGAGCGGCAGCTCGGCGTGTTCTCCCGCCAGCTGTTCCTCGGCGACACGCTGGACACCGACCGCATCACCGCCGGCTACGAGGCCGGCGTGCTGACCATCCGCATCCCGGTCGCGGAGAAGGCGAAGCCGCGCCGCATCGAGATCGACAACACCCGCGGCGGCGACCGCAAGCAGCTGAACGCCTGATTTCCCGGTCGAAGCGGGGCCGGGCGCGTGCCCGGCCCCGCCGGCTCAAAGCCGTTCGACGCGGAACACCGCGATCCGCTCCGCCGCGGCCGCCACACCGTCCGGCGTCGGCGCGTCCGCCAGGCCGGTCGTCACGAATCTCTTGCCCACACTCGCCGGGCTCGTCTCGACGAGCCGGCGCAGCATGGGCCGCCGCTCTTCCACCGGCAGCTCGACCAGCCGCGCGGCCGACGAGCGGCGGCCACGGGTGAGCGTGACCTCGCCCGCCGCCCGGACGTTCGCCACCCAGGCCGCCTTCGGGTAGGCCTGGAAGATGTAGCTCGCGCCGTCGAGGGGCAGGACCGCCACGGGGGACGTGCGCGGGACGCCGGTCCGCCGGCCCGGCACGGTGAGCAGCTGCATCGGCCCGAAGGCGACGCCGAGCCGCTGCAGCCCCACGACGATCTTGTTGCCGGCGTTGACCATCCGGCGGTAGCTCTGCGCTGTTGTCATGCCTCGACCGTACACGAAATCATACGAAACTCGTATGATCTGAGTTTCGTAACTACTTGCGCTCGGGTCCGGGCTCCGATTCCGGCGGCAGCGGATCCGGCACGGGCACTCCGCCTGGCTCCGGGAC
Encoded proteins:
- a CDS encoding aromatic acid/H+ symport family MFS transporter; the protein is MTTTSRGTWTAVLCWLTVLLEGYDLVALGATIPTLLKSGYLGFTAAGATAVATVSLIGVAVGAACLGPLTDRFGRRVLLIGSVLLFSLFTLLTPLAPNVATFGVFRFVAGLGLGACMPVALTVMSENLPARRRASASTFTMTGYHVGAVLTSVLALSAKEDWHLLFYGGGVIGLLAVPLMWWKLPESAAYLAARETSERVGLKDLLGTRFRRISIAVWTGSFMGLLLVYGLNTWLPQLMRTAGYPISTSITLLLVLNIGAVLGLVLAGTIADRFGIRPIARIWFGAGAVLLAALSLKIGNALVLNAVVLLTGVFVFSAQVLIYGYVAQAFPASARGTALGLTSAVGRLGSILGPFVTGALVTAGIAYPWGFWFFAVVAALGLVAVLLLRGGTPAEERLTPVSAG
- a CDS encoding DUF6480 family protein translates to MTAEPPDPDPRRTPDLEPGGGVPPGSTPPDSAQTSGLSHPQPMPSKAMPVLWLVLTGVLVLMVAGLVLSLAVGWLRV
- a CDS encoding HSP18 transcriptional regulator, producing the protein MDGIDPAGALRGIQEVVAATRAGAADQDRVLAALSGLRQLREELAGWEPELITAARAAGVSWVALAPALGVASRQAAERRYLRLQPSHTGEKTGEARVDAERDRRAGDRAVADWARRNSAILRQLAGRVSALDGLGPAAQESADRLGAALGDDDPATLLPPLDAARPHVTGALAEQLGEISAHTDRLRRDAAVRRARS
- a CDS encoding Hsp20/alpha crystallin family protein, whose protein sequence is MLMRTDPFRDFDRFTQQVFGAGTWSKPAAMPMDAYREGDEFVVCFDLPGVDPGAVELDVERNVLTVKAERRPLPTGDNVRMHVSERQLGVFSRQLFLGDTLDTDRITAGYEAGVLTIRIPVAEKAKPRRIEIDNTRGGDRKQLNA
- a CDS encoding nitroreductase family deazaflavin-dependent oxidoreductase translates to MTTAQSYRRMVNAGNKIVVGLQRLGVAFGPMQLLTVPGRRTGVPRTSPVAVLPLDGASYIFQAYPKAAWVANVRAAGEVTLTRGRRSSAARLVELPVEERRPMLRRLVETSPASVGKRFVTTGLADAPTPDGVAAAAERIAVFRVERL